A genome region from Salvelinus alpinus chromosome 26, SLU_Salpinus.1, whole genome shotgun sequence includes the following:
- the LOC139554544 gene encoding adenylyl cyclase-associated protein 1-like — MAALASLVQRLEVAVGRLEAASGGGGGGGSAGGSAGGSGVVAAYVEAYDAIITGSVGQYMTLSQQIGGDVQKHADMMKQAFSCQRQLLVTASCSQKPSDASLTALLAPVSKVIQQVQTFREQNRSSTLFNHLSAVSESVPAFGWVAMAPKPGPYVKEMQDAAQFYTNRVLKDYKEKDQKHVDWVKAYLSIWTELQNYIKQHHTTGLAWSKSGPVASASAAHPACGAPPPPGPPPPPMDFSGSSGGGGDQGPDTRNALFASLNKGADITKGLKHVPKDQMTHKNPNLRTQTGPVHTGPKPFSSPKTEATAAPSRKLPPVLELDGKKWKVENQEGVQGMVISDTELKQVVYAFKCNNSTLQIKGKINSITLDNCKKLGLVFDDVVGIVEVINCRDVKVQVLGKVPTISINKTDGCHVYLSKDSLECEIVSAKSSEMNVLVPGKDGDYTEIPVPEQFKTVWDGKKLVTTCTEIAG; from the exons ATGGCGGCGTTGGCAAGTCTGGTGCAGCGGCTGGAGGTGGCTGTGGGTCGTTTGGAGGCGGCGTCAGGCGGTGGAGGTGGCGGTGGCTCTGCTGGAGGCTCTGCTGGAGGCTCTGGAG TCGTGGCAGCTTACGTGGAGGCCTATGATGCCATCATCACGGGCTCTGTTGGCCAGTACATGACCCTCAGCCAGCAGATAGGGGGCGACGTCCAGAAGCAT gcgGACATGATGAAGCAGGCGTTCTCATGTCAGAGACAGCTCCTTGTCACCGCCTCCTGCTCCCAGAAGCCCTCTGAT GCATCCTTGACTGCTCTCCTGGCCCCCGTCTCAAAAGTGATCCAGCAGGTACAGACGTTCCGCGAGCAGAACCGCTCCTCGACCCTCTTCAACCACCTCTCGGCCGTCAGCGAAAGTGTGCCTGCCTTCGGCTGGGTCGCCATG GCTCCTAAGCCAGGTccctatgtgaaggagatgcagGATGCTGCCCAGTTCTACACCAACCGTGTGCTCAAGGACTACAAGGAGAA GGACCAGAAGCATGTGGACTGGGTTAAGGCCTACCTGTCTATCTGGACTGAGCTGCAGAACTACATCAAACAGCACCACACCACCGGACTGGCCTGGAGCAAGAGC GGTCCAGTAGCCTCGGCCTCTGCAGCTCACCCTGCCTGTGGCGCTCCTCCTCCCCCcggccctcctccccctcccatgGACTTCAGCGGGTCGTCTGGTGGTGGCGGAGACCAGGGGCCCGACACCCGTAACGCCCTCTTCGCCTCCCTCAACAAGGGAGCTGACATCACCAAGG GCCTGAAGCACGTGCCCAAAGACCAAATGACTCACAAGAACCCCAACCTGAGGACCCAGACCGGTCCGGTGCACACAGGGCCCAAGCCCTTCAGCTCCCCCAAGACAGAGGCCACCGCCGCCCCCTCTCGCAAGCTGCCCCCCGTTCTGGAGCTTGATGGCAAAAAGTGGAAAGTG GAGAACCAAGAGGGTGTACAGGGCATGGTGATCAGCGACACAGAGCTCAAGCAGGTGGTCTACGCCTTCAAGTGTAACAACAGCACCCTGCAGATCAAGGGCAAGATAAACTCCATCACTTTAG ACAACTGTAAGAAACTGGGTCTGGTCTTTGACGACGTCGTGGGCATTGTAGAGGTTATCAACTGCAGGGACGTCAAGGTTCAG GTCTTGGGCAAAGTTCCCACCATCTCCATCAACAAGACTGACGGCTGCCACGTGTACCTGAGCAAAGATTCGCTGGAGTGTGAGATCGTCAGCGCCAAGAGCTCAGAGATGAACGTGCTGGTACCTGGTAAAGACGGAGACTAT actgaGATCCCTGTTCCTGAGCAGTTCAAGACTGTCtgggatggcaagaagcttgtcACCACTTGTACAGAGATCGCTGGATAG